The DNA region tgtgtgttttctactttttcttaataaaagGCACATTAAGTATATTAAAAGCCGGTTAGACCGCTTAATTCATCGGTTTTGTTAACCGACTTTGATCAAAAACcacgaaaaatatatattaaaagccGGTTAGACCGCTTAATTCATCGCTTTTGTTAACCGACTTTAATCAAAAACCACGGaaacaatatatttcttttttcagcgtctaacaatttttaaaattatgatttatataGAACATGTGTATACCATTGGAGATGATGGAGTTGTATATGGTAACGGAGTTTGAGTTTTCGATGTGGATGCCGTCGGTGTTGGGGCTTAACGGCGGAGCAGTGATGTGAAGGGAGTCGACGTGAACTCCTTGACATCCGTCGAATCTGAAATGAAACTGCGGGCTGTTTTTTATCTGTAGACCTTCCACCCGTAGATTCGAGCTCATAAAGAACCTCAAAGCCTGCATGCGCGCAGTTCAATTCATTATTTAACAAACTTCTATAAGGAAATGATTAAATTGGGTTGTAAATTTTACGTCAAACTTACAATGGGGCTGTCGCAAGGGCCGGCAACAATTGCTGATTTGTTGACAGTCTGTATagaaaaatatagcaaaataagttttgtatcGAAAAAtctttagttataatttttattcttaaatatataatttttattgagGAGTTTTATGTTGATTAAtcattttgaaaacaaaacttaagaTTACTTTTGTAATAAAGCTATAAAAGGAATTAACATGGTGatttgattggaaaaatatTCATACACGTGTTCTCTCGGTATTAATGAGtactacaatattttaaattaataagactaaaaatattttaattagtttaagtTACCCGGTGAGGTTTACAGGGAAGATCCCACCATTTTTGTCCCCGGCCGTCGATAACTCCGGCGCCTTTCAAAGCCATTCCGTCGACTCTATAGAAGACAAGCCACTGTCTCTTACTCACATTGCTCGGCCACGACTCTGGTCCGTCTGGTGTTACAATGGTCCCATCCACCTAACagtagattaaagaaaaaatgttatattaaaaacaaaattagccCATTTGCTGATTATATATGTAGACAAATGAAACCTTTCGAATATTTATGTTGTAGAGAAATATTACTTGGAAGAATTGGTAAGATCGGCAAGGACCGGTGAAAATGGTTGATTGAATCATGAATGTATAGCCGTAAGGGACAAGCAACACTGAATCCGTGTTGTTCTCGTTGTTGCAAGCCGAGTCCCACGCAGTTTTGAATGCTTCAGTGTCGTCGGTTTCACCGTCTCCGACCGCACCGAACTTCCTCACGTTGTAGATTCCGTTGTTGTCTTCTTCAGGCTCGTCGGAAGGCGAAGGTGGCAGTGAGGGTGCCGGTGTATCAGGGGGGCCCGGGGGAGGAGTAGGAGGCTGAGAGATGGATGAAGGAGGCGGCTGNNNNNNNNNNNNNNNNNNNNNNNNNNNNNNNNNNNNNNNNNNNNNNNNNNNNNNNNNNNNNNNNNNNNNNNNNNNNNNNNNNNNNNNNNNNNNNNNNNNNNNNNNNNNNNNNNNNNNNNNNNNNNNNNNNNNNNNNNNNNNNNNNNNNNNNNNNNNNNNNNNNNNNNNNNNNNNNNNNNNNNNNNNNNNNNNNNNNNNNNNNNNNNNNNNNNNNNNNNNNNNNNNNNNNNNNNNNNNNNNNNNNNNNNNNNNNNNNNNNNNNNNNNNNNNNNNNNNNNNNNNNNNNNNNNNNNNNNNNNNNNNNNNNNNNNNNNNNNNNNNNNNNNNNNNNNNNNNNNNNNNNNNNNNNNNNNNNNNNNNNNNNNNNNNNNNNNNNNNNNNNNNNNNNNNNNNNNNNNNNNNNNNNNNNNNNNNNNNNNNNNNNNNNNNNNNNNNNNNNNNNNNNNNNNNNNNNNNNNNNNNNNNNNNNNNNNNNNNNNNNNNNNNNNNNNNNNNNNNNNNNNNNNNNNNNNNNNNNNNNNNNNNNNNNNNNNNNNNNNNNNNNNNNNNNNNNNNNNNNNNNNNNNNNNNNNNNNNNNNNNNNNNNNNNNNNNNNNNNNNNNNNNNNNNNNNNNNNNNNNNNNNNNNNNNNNNNNNNNNNNNNNNNNNNNNNNNNNNNNNNNNNNNNNNNNNNNNNNNNNNNNNNNNNNNNNNNNNNNNNNNNNNNNNNNNNNNNNNNNNNNNNNNNNNNNNNNNNNNNNNNNNNNNNNNNNNNNNNNNNNNNNNNNNNNNNNNNNNNNNNNNNNNNNNNNNNNNNNNNNNNNNNNNNNNNNNNNNNNNNNNNNNNNNNNNNNNNNNNNNNNNNNNNNNNNNNNNNNNNNNNNNNNNNNNNNNNNNNNNNNNNNNNNNNNNNNNNNNNNNNNNNNNNNNNNNNNNNNNNNNNNNNNNNNNNNNNNNNNNNNNNNNNNNNNNNNNNNNNNNNNNNNNNNNNNNNNNNNNNNNNNNNNNNNNNNNNNNNNNNNNNNNNNNNNNNNNNNNNNNNNNNNNNNNNNNNNNNNNNNNNNNNNNNNNNNNNNNNNNNNNNNNNNNNNNNNNNNNNNNNNNNNNNNNNNNNNNNNNNNNNNNNNNNNNNNNNNNNNNNNNNNNNNNNNNNNNNNNNNNNNNNNNNNNNNNNNNNNNNNNNNNNNNNNNNNGTGAGAAAAAGTGTgatgaaacagaggatttgATTGCGATTATACGTAGAAGTTAACATTTTTCTAGGCTTGAAAATGTGTTTCTTTTGGTGGTGACTTTGAGGTGAGTGTTTGGAGATAAAAGTGTGTAAAGAATAGAAGTCGCACTCACTAAGTATATAGTAGAAAGCTTCTTGGAAATGTTAATGCAGCAAAAGCAGACAAGGCTTGTTCCTTTATATATACTGCAAGGTCGTGAGCTTATAGGAAGTGGAAACCGAttctgaaatgttttttttttttttttacaaaataaaatatcaatttttaacaAGTGGTTTATTGATACCCTAAAGTTTACCGGGGATTTTGGGGGTATTGATTAGGACTGTTACTATGGTTGTGACTTGTTGACTAtcattacttcttcttctttgtatatatattaaggGTGTTGTGAGTGATTATTTTCAAGAACGGGAATCCTATGATATGTTAGGAATATGATAGTTTAAGTTTGATTGGCAACATTTTGGCTATAAAATTTGCTATTTATTTTAAGGGGTTTTACGATCTCTGATACCTACACCATAGACCATAGTCAATACGTTATCTAGTATGGAATCGGGTGGTATTCACAATCTTACAGTTTGTATATATTCTAACGGAGATTATCGATGAGACTAGACTCTTCACCGGGATTATTAACAATCTTCCAACTTTTTATAGTAAATCTCAAATAAATCCATGAGTGGTACAtttattaattagtaaattatatttaaattattattagacccgaattaatttcttattatgcttgataaaataagttttttttgtctgtatGTAAGTAAGTACTTCCATACACGGATACACCTtaacgtttaaaaaaaaataaaactgcaCACCTTAAAAATAGGATtcaactatatattttaatccgcttttgtttaatttatccCCACTTTGAAAGACTTTTCTGGtggatatgtatatatattgtatttcgGACAGTTTATTCAATACACGACGAAACatataacatgtaaaaagaATTATTCTCCACTAGGGATACGAAATACATCtcttcttaaaattaaaaaaaaaaaagtttcgttttttttttggttggaaaaacaatgaaaacaagaagagaatgtCCACGAGTGGGTTATATCTAACTTCTTTCGGCTTCTTCAGTGGCCCAATCCTTtctcatgtatttttttttttttttcttgtagaaaAGGTATTGAACACATGAATTGTTAAATACATGGATAAATTCATTGGCATgtcaaggaaaataaaatataaatttgtataacCGACCAACCATTATTGTGATTTGTATACACAGAAGACACTATTGAGTATTGTTTGATCGTATTTGAGGATTTCACCGCCCATCTTTACACTTTTCGGTGGAAACCAATAATGTCTGGTCTCTCATGcacctcatttttttttttttttttttccttttccaaaaaaaaaacaatactaataTTTGTAGCACATAATTTTTGCAAAAACTACAAGTCTATATTAATGCTGGggtaaaaaaacaagaatggcCTTTGGTCGTTTTAACAAATTATTCCTGATCactgaaacaaaatattattctgtAAAACAATAGTATGCTgttacaaagaacaaaaattaatgaTTGATGATGTCATTTAGTGCGAAGATGCATAATTTTGAATACAAACGctcattcttctcttcatcataTTAACTTTCGTTATTTTAAAtggacatataatttttatgaacCAATATTTTTATGAACCAACCTCATTTacctaatttttcattttttaggaTATTCAGTCAAGTCGCCCTAACAATATCATATAAGAGCATaatgaaatgtattttttttttcaacaagaaCATAATGAATTATACGTGCAGCTTGTGACCTCATCCTCCACACAAAAATGGCGGCTCTAATACGACATACTAAAGCTAATATTAATtgctaaaacaattccataggCTTAAGTACGGATACTTTATAAACATCATAACTAATAgtgtataaatataaatatttgatttctgTAATATCCAAAAAGACTGTAAAACTTATACACGTTATATTATCCACTCATCTATTTGAGTacaagagataaaagaaagTGGAATGTGTTTACTTAAGAATATTATgtagttcaattttttttaactacacTATTAATTACGATagattttcttaataaaatgaGCATATATTACATATGCTATACTATATTTGTGGAATAGTATGTATTTTTTGTCACATCTGCGGACTGCGGAATAGTGTTGAAAGTGGAAGGTAAAGTCACAATCTAAGATGGAGATTGATATGAACAAGTTGGTCCATATAGGGCAAGAGGCTATGTTAAGTGCTTAAGGATACCTATAAGACTCTAAATGTCTATGGCTGCTTTAAGAGTATGGAAGATATTGCATGCTTCTTTACAAGAATACATAGACACATATACATGTGGGTATATCATCGTGGTTTTGTGATATAAGATATTATGGAAGGAGTTACGCATATATTACACACATGTGTATTTTAGTGTGAATAGAAGATATCGGGTATTCAAACTTCTGCCCCAATCTAGAGGATTTGGTAGATATACACTTTGCTTCATTTCCACTGCACGGCTCCGTAGTCCATATATACTTTGCTCCATCTTCTAATTTATCGAACAATTGTCATCTTTAAGTTGTAATGTATACCTAGCTAGTTCAGAAAAAGAGAGGTGATAAATTACGTAGAAGTGTTTCCAACTCATTGGGGTTGACCaataatattattgattattgttttatCTATATAAAGCAAATTGCTTAGCAGAAAACTTTAAATGTTGAGTTTTGTTTGCGAAGTTTATACTTGAAAAACACTGCTCAATcgaaatataattgatattaagTTAAAGTGGTGGCCATAATACAGTGTTTTATTACTTATAGGCGgcattttttttgacatcatattgaaagaaaattatgaaatcatCAAGATTATTATGTGGATATTATAAAGTGTATTTTATATGGTACATTGAAATGTGTATTGCCGTTTTtgctttaaataaaaatgattgtgtttttaatatatCCGTCAAAACAATTATCATTGTTAACTTTAGGTGTCGAATTAACGGTTTTTTAGTTAGATGGATAATATTTTTGcaagtttttaaaagtagtGGCTGGCTGctcttacattattattttgtttttggcaattttttttttttttttaaatttcctttAAAGATTACATATAGTTATATACACacagagacaaagaaaaaagatccGTTACATatcatatacacacacacaggtagaggtagaggtaggaGTGGAGATGTCGGCTAAATTCGAAATGATTAAAGGAGTCACACACTTGTGACATCCGCATGATTTTTACCCACCCATTTACTGTATCTCCCACTTCTCTCAATGGCTTTGAGAGTTGAGACACACACATACACTCTCTCTATTAAGGCCCCTTTTCTAGAATTTATTTTCTCGTTGGCGAAATCTTTAACGGTTTTTCTTAAGACCGTACAACTCAAAAAGCTGTGCGAAAACGAATAAAAATTGGGGACGGGATAAGACCAAACAGAACGGAGTGgaagtaaatataatttgtcGTTTACTCGTGGGCCAAGCCCATTAGCAAACTATGATCGATCGAATCTAACTAAAATTGTTAAACAGGCAACTcagttttttcttccttcttgaTTACTACACAACTTGCAACAAAGTGTACAAGAGAATAACAGTTCAACGTACAAATGATTAATTCTAGTAATTAgttgactaaaaaaattatacactaATTATAATCGTAAGGGTGGGCATCTAATCGAAAAACCAAGccaaactaaaattttaaagttgaaCTCTATAATTcggtttagttttattattttcaaaatccaaaaaacctaaattaaaaACATCTAACGGAACCAAACTGAATTAGttgaaatgattttatttaataaatctgataaaaaccttttaaacggATTTCTTAACTTCTATTATAAGAATGCATTCATACAATCAACTCAAAGTTAACAAATAATAGTCTTGTCACGAGCAATCGTTATGATCTTCTAGAAAAACATTGACTTTAGATTTCAGTAAATTAATATGGTGAACagcattgcattgcattgcattaCATTACATGGTTTGAACGTTTcataatccaaaaccaaaaaaaaaaaattcatttatttgcCTAAAGCAAAGGAAGTAAGTTTCCCGGTAACgatttcttgattcttttgCCTTAATTAAATGGTCTTCACGAAGGCAGCAAAATGTTCCAATCCTCCACGAATAAGCTTCTCCATAAACGCTTTCATTGCCTGAATtcttaaaaaacatatataaacaaattcagatacctaaaaaaaacataaacaaacaatattaacAGGCTCAAATGATTCGTGATACACAATATGTAGTATAGGCTTACAAATGCAACTGGAGCAAAAGCATTTGGAACTTCAAATGAAAAATTCAtctgcaaaaaaagaaagtggataaatttaactcaaaaaacaattaaactttAACATATACATTATGTAGTGAAAACGAGAAACATAATGACAATGTATATCTAACCTCTACTAAGCAGGAGGAAGGACCTCTCGGGAAAAATCGAACACTGCCTCTGTTTTCGAATTATAATTATTGTTATGAATTACAAATCAAATTTCttgaaattattgttatgaattataaataaaatttctagaCTATACCTATTTTTAGCTTTCGATCTGGAATTGGCTGTGTTGAGAGAATAAGAGATTCAATTAAATCTTATTTAGTTCTTTgatcaacaaacaagaaaagaatcttattggttgatttgatatatataaaaactttaccTGTAAATTTTTTGCGAGAAAATGATACTCAATATTTTGTCCAAAAGACTCGAGTTTGACCAAGTAACGCGATAGCTCTGGTCTATCCTCCATAGCCTAGGGACGAGCAAAAGATTTGTGAGCAATAACGATATCTTCTAAGGGATCTGTTTTCAGAGTTGAGTTGCAAAATACCTCAACAGATGACACAAAGGGCATCCACTTTGGGAACAATTCACGATCTGCGTATAACTTGTAAGCCACGGCAGCTGGTGCATCCACTACCATCTTTACCCTGCTCAATCCACACCAAAGAACCTCTCTATAAATTATGAAACATAgtgatgataatatatatataaactttatgGTATAGTTTCGTTGTCTGTAGAAATTTACGTGACGTCTTGCCATTGCATAACGGGTCTGAAGggtttaggagaagaagaaactacgGAACCACCATTAGGGTTTAGTAGTTTTGCAGAGTTAGCTgctaaaaaacaatttaatgatGATAACAttggcaaagaagaagaagaagaagatcgatgAAACTGTACTGACAAAGTTGCAGACTTGATTGTTTTTCTGATACAAACGGCGGATTTGGTTGTTGGAGCTGTACCAGAAGCCATTGATGACATTTCTTTGATTGCTCTTGAGAGGAATAGATTTAGAGTTAATCAAAAATGAGTATTCATAGATTTAAGAGATAATTTTGTTATTCCAAAGAGACAAATGAGTAACAGAGACTTGTCAAGGACCATTATCTTCAATGTTATTACACTCCACGCAAAGTGTGTTGTCGTGTTTAGACAAGTAAGCTGAAATTTTGTAACGAGAAAAGCTCTCTTTGCCCGtgactttgtttcttgtttttttttttttttaatgttttactCAATCAAAGccaatatacatatatggtttgatttttttggagtttctcttttttcttggtAACCTAAACAAGAATTTGTGTAAttattagagaaagaaagattgtTACTTTAATCATACAAAAGTCACAGTAGAGAAGCTCTAATCACGGGATTTGGTAGAGTTTCCAgatcatatatgtatgtaccaAGAGAAAGATGCATAATGATTCCTGCAAATGCAAAGTATTGCTTTATTCAGCTAATGAACTGTTTTCAGGTTCCTAACTTGTTCAATAGATTAAGAACATATACTGACCTTGTTTACATGGTTTTGGCCATGGTTGCAAATCTTTCAAGTCCACCTCTAAGCAATCTTTCTAAAAAAGGCCGTAGCGCCTGAATTCAGGAAAATTATAaggtaataagaaaaaaaaacagtctatATATAACATTCAGCTGTCACATAGAGATTTTAAGGTAAGAAGTTACTCACCGATGCCACGGGGGTTAATAGCGCAGGGACTTCATATGATACAGTTAGCTACAAGATAAAGCACAAAACgcatgagagagagatattcTAGTAGTAAGTATATGGATGTAGACAGATGATGCGTAATCAAGAATGGAGTNCTAGTAGTAAGTATATGGATGTAGATAGATGATGCGTAATCAAGAATGGAGTGTTCTTTACTTCTACGATGCACGATGAAGGACCTTTAGGGAAGAACCGAACACTGCCTCTGCATCGATTAAAATTCAAATGTTAGGCTCAATTTAGATTAGGagagaagataaaaacaaaagttgaataTATCTGATCTCTTTGATTACTTATTAGGAAGACCTTCAAGAGATCTCCAATGAATCTTCTGATTAAGAGTAGGCTGcaacaagcaaaaacaaaaagccaACAGTTTAACACATAAATAGTTGAGAGCATGTGATCGGATTGTGTAATGAAAACATTTCATATATTCTTGCCTGTAGATTCCGAGCAAGCCAAGAATACTTGATGTCTTGACCAAAAGCATTGTACTTGAGTGACCAACGTGAAAGATCAGGCTTGTCTTTTAACACCTAACAAAAGCAGAGAACAACACTAAACCAAGTTATCATCTAAAAAGCAGGCAAGAACCTCTACTCAAATctcaaaatcgaaactttataaagataaaatcaaaatctaaccTCCACGGATGAAATAAAAGGCATCCATTTAGGAAAAGATTCACGATCCAAGTAGAAATTATACGCTACGGATACAGGAACATCTACTTCCATCTTCACTCTGTTTCAAATAATTTTGCAAACCCCAAAAACAAAGATTGATATCAGATTCAATTCCAATTTCaaagcagagaagagagaatttaaaaaaaaaaaaaaaaaaaaaaaaaaaaaaNNNNNNNNNNNNNNNNNNNNNNNNNNNNNNNNNNNNNNNNNNNNNNNNNNNNNNNNNNNNNNNNNNNNNNNNNNNNNNNNNNNNNNNNNNNNNNNNNNNNNNNNNNNNNNNNNNNNNNNNNNNNNNNNNNNNNNNNNNNNNNNNNNNNNNNNNNNNNNNNNNNNNNNNNNNNNNNNNNNNNNNNNNNNNNNNNNNNNNNNNNNNNNNNNNNNNNNNNNNNNNNNNNNNNNNNNNNNNNNNNNNNNNNNNNNNNNNNNNNNNNNNNNNNNNNNNNNNNNNNNNNNaaaaaaaaaaaaaaaaaaaaaaaaaaaaaagagagagagttttcaTTTATTTACGAGCAGTCTTGCCACTCCATTGAAACAGAGAGTCGTCGCCGCTTAGGAATAATGAATCTGGATCTGCGACTAACGGATGAAGAGTAAGAGAAGccatttagggtttttggaagCAGAGGAGTGAGAGAATATGAAAAGGGTTTACGATCGAAGCGAATGGGTGTTTGGAGATTTGGGAGTTTACAAGTTGTGGAGGACAAGTGATTAATCGTATTCATGTTAGTTGCTACTACAGACATCGAAGCTTTTCTCAGTTTTGCTTCTTGTCTGTCTGTGAAGGATAAGACTTTCAACCCTCCCCCAGCCACAAGAAAGGAAAATCTGAAAAGTTTGGTGTCAGAgaatttgctctgttttacaCTTTTACTCGTCCGTACATTTgctaatataataaaactaatacacctatatttttaatttagaataataataaacaaatgcGGGGATAGCTCAGTTGGGAGAGCGTCAGACTGAAGATCTGAAGGTCGCGTGTTCGATCCATGCTCACCGcatctaaaattaaattttccgATTTTTTTCTAAGCCCATTGgatccttcttctctttccaaAATATGAGCCCTTTTAATATTAAGCCCATTGGATCcttcttatattttcaaaatatgagCCCATTTATAGTGTTAGCGTGCCCCATTTGCTGATGTAGGCCGTATTACCGAAAGATTCACTAACAATTTGAAACCATGACACAAGTTTATttaataaaagttaaaatcgAAAACTATTAGTCAAAATACGAAGGAGCAAGGATTTTGCATGCTTCGAATATGTCACCTCTTTCACACACCTTCGAATTttctaaactaattaaaatcgTTGACAACATAGTGATTAACCTTCTTTAAGAtttcatcttttaaaaaaaaacatatagagaTTTAATTGTTCTTTTTGAAGGGTAGATTTATACTGTAGAAATTAAGAATACAGTAGAGAAAATGATTGTGTGGGTGAGGTAATGTCATAATCATTCACCAAACCtcaaagttatatttttattaatcagcCGTCAATCaaacacaaagttaaaaaaataaaaatatcaatccAACGGTCACCAATTTATCTCACCAAGGACCACAATGTTTTTGTTAAgtcaacaagaacaagaaccgcaatttaaaaaaaaagtctaaaattcTCACCTGCCACAAACCTTTGTAAAGCATGAAAATGAGTGTCCATCCATTTTCACGTGTGTGAGTAGTAAGTAAtgcctttttggttttgttacgtaattaaatattactactagtagtatttgtttatttgttagTTGCATTGAAAACGTTTTCCTTATCCCACTGTgtaccaaacaaaccaaaaaaaaaaaaacttgtttattttaatatgatttttgttttgtaaacctCTTCCGGTTCGAAAATTTCGAACGGGTCAATGGActcaaatatatttgtttttgaattttcagcaattttgttgtgtgttttccCCAGtgacaaacacaaatatttttctcaGAAATGCAAACCCAATTTTGTTTGGTTCACGTTATTACAGGTCGGACCAAAGGGTGGTCCCATGACCATGAGTCAGGAACACTTGAAGAGTAAAAAAATGGTAGGCCAAAAAAGCCTCTTTTTAAGTCCAAAGCAGGATGCTTAAACCAAGTAAACCGGTAGAGACCAGTCACCCTATAAATAAGCAGCGAGTTCTGACTCCACTTACTCGTCCTACAAACCGTTTCCTTCTCTTTTAACACTTGTTTCTATTCATAaataataacccaaaaaaagcTCGagcgagtgagagagagagagagagagatctgaagaTGGATGGACACTCATTTTCATGAATAGAACACTCCTAATTCATTCATAATGAATTAGGAGTATCTATGATCATTATTAGATTTCCGATACTCTTGAACCATTTTGTAATTGGATCTCTCTCGATTTCATtcgaaattttcaattttttcccTTCGAGTAGATTGTATTATACAGTTTGTGTATGATTGTGTTCTTTTGGCATGATATGTATGGTTATGCaaggattttgatttctttgtaGCAAAAATGGAGACTTTCCTATTCACATCCGAGTCTGTGAACGAGGGACACCCTGACAAGCTCTGTGACCAGATCTCTGATGCCGTCCTCGATGCCTGCCTTGAACAAGACCCTGACAGCAAAGTTGCTTGCGAGACCTGTTCCAAGACCAACATGGTCATGGTCTTTGGCGAGATCACAACCAAGGCCAAAGTTGACTACGAGAAGATCGTCCGTGACACCTGCCGCGCCATTGGATTTGTTTCTGATGATGTCGGTCTTGATGCTGACAACTGCAAAGTCCTTGTGAACATTGAACAACAGAGCCCCGACATTGCCCAAGGTGTTCACGGTCACTTCACCAAACGTCCGGAAGACATTGGTGCCGGTGACCAAGGCCACATGTTTGGTTATGCCACTGATGAAACCCCTGAGTTAATGCCACCAAGCTCGGTGCTCGCCTAACCGAAGTCAGAAAGAACGGTACTTGCGCCTGGCTAAGACCCGATGGCAAAACCCAAGTCAGTGTTGAGTACTACGACGATAAGGGTGCCATGGTCCCAATCCGTGTCCACACAGTCCTCATCTCTACCCAACACGATGAAACTGTGACCAACGACGAAATCGCCCGTGACCTTAAGGAACATGTCATCAAGCCAGTCATCCCAGAGAAGTACCTAGACGAGAAAACCATCTTCCACTTAAACCCATCAGGCAGATTCGTCATTGGTGGGCCTCATGGAGACGCTGGTCTCACAGGGCGTAAGATCATCATAGACACTTACGGTGGATGGGGAGCTCACGGAGGTGGTGCTTTCTCAGGCAAAGACCCAACCAAGGTCGACAGAAGCGGAGCCTACATTGTGAGACAAGCAGCTAAGAGCGTTGTGGCTAACGGAATGGCTCGTAGGGCACTTGTTCAAGTCTCATACGCCATTGGAGTCCCTGAGCCATTGTCTGTCTTTGTTGACACTTACAAGACTGGGTTGATTCCAGACAAAGAGATACTCAAGATTGTGAAGGAGAGCTTCCATTTCAGACCGGGTATGATGACGAT from Camelina sativa cultivar DH55 chromosome 3, Cs, whole genome shotgun sequence includes:
- the LOC104759793 gene encoding polygalacturonase At1g48100-like (The sequence of the model RefSeq protein was modified relative to this genomic sequence to represent the inferred CDS: added 85 bases not found in genome assembly), encoding MLTSTYNRNQILCFITLFLTLISLTESRYHHHKEKHKRNNHNHHSSKPQPPPSSISQPPTPPPGPPDTPAPSLPPSPSDEPEEDNNGIYNVRKFGAVGDGETDDTEAFKTAWDSACNNENNTDSVLLVPYGYTFMIQSTIFTGPCRSYQFFQVDGTIVTPDGPESWPSNVSKRQWLVFYRVDGMALKGAGVIDGRGQKWWDLPCKPHRTVNKSAIVAGPCDSPIALRFFMSSNLRVEGLQIKNSPQFHFRFDGCQGVHVDSLHITAPPLSPNTDGIHIENSNSVTIYNSIISNGDDCVSIGSGSYDVDIRNLTCGPGGHGISIGSLGNHNSHACVSNITVRDSIIKYSDNGVRIKTWQGGSGSVSGVTFNNIHVDSVRNPIIIDQYYCMTKDCANKTSAVFVSDIAYQGIRGTYDIRSPPMHFGCSDAVPCTNLTLSDIELLPAKGDIVFDPFCWNAYGIAEELSIPPVWCLMSDPPTALQGALVDKCGSS
- the LOC104759799 gene encoding uncharacterized protein LOC104759799 produces the protein MSSMASGTAPTTKSAVCIRKTIKSATLSVQFHRSSSSSSLPMLSSLNCFLAANSAKLLNPNGGSVVSSSPKPFRPVMQWQDVTVKMVVDAPAAVAYKLYADRELFPKWMPFVSSVEAMEDRPELSRYLVKLESFGQNIEYHFLAKNLQRQCSIFPERSFLLLSRDEFFI
- the LOC104759810 gene encoding uncharacterized protein LOC104759810 codes for the protein MSVVATNMNTINHLSSTTCKLPNLQTPIRFDRKPFSYSLTPLLPKTLNGFSYSSSVSRRSRFIIPKRRRLSVSMEWQDCSVKMEVDVPVSVAYNFYLDRESFPKWMPFISSVEVLKDKPDLSRWSLKYNAFGQDIKYSWLARNLQPTLNQKIHWRSLEGLPNKGSVRFFPKGPSSCIVELTVSYEVPALLTPVASALRPFLERLLRGGLERFATMAKTM